Part of the Sinorhizobium terangae genome is shown below.
CGGCCCGGCGCGCGGCCCATCTCAATCCGGTCGACATCATACGGGGCGCGACATGACGAGCCTGATCGAGGCGACGGACCTCACGCGTATTCTCCACGAGGCCGTGCCAGTCACGCTGGTGAGGGATGTCACGCTTAGTATCGGCGAGCGAGAGTTCGTCGCCGTGACCGGCCCCTCCGGATCGGGAAAGTCGTCGCTCCTCTATCTCCTGGGTCTGCTCGACCGGCCAACCGCGGGAACGATCAAAATTCGCGGCCGTGATGCTGAACCGCTGAGCGAGAAGGAGCGCGCCGTGACGCGCCTTAGCAATATCGGCTTCGTGTTCCAGTTCCACTTCCTGCTGCCCGAGTTCACTGCGCGCGAAAATGTCGAGATTCCGATGCGCAAGCTCGCCCACCTCACCCGCGCCGAGATGCGCGAGCGGGCGACAGCACTGCTCTCCTCGCTCGGGTTGGAGGATCACCTCCACAAGCGACCCGACCAGCTTTCCGGCGGCCAGCGCCAGCGGGTCGCGGTCGCCAGAGCGCTCGCCAACGATCCGCCGCTCATCCTCGCCGACGAGCCGACCGGCAGCCTCGACAGCAAGAGTTCGGAACAGGTGTTTACAATCTTGGAAGCGCTCGTCAACGAGCGCGGCAAGACGGTCGTCGCCGTCACGCACGACCTCGACATGGCCGCCCGCATGCATCGGCGCATCCATCTCGTCGATGGCCGGATCAGCGAGGAAGAAGGCGCCAAGCCGGGACTTTAAACAACGCGCACGATACCAGCGTGCAGCCGACAATGCGGTCCGGTCCCGCTCGGTACCCTCCTCAATAGAG
Proteins encoded:
- a CDS encoding ABC transporter ATP-binding protein codes for the protein MTSLIEATDLTRILHEAVPVTLVRDVTLSIGEREFVAVTGPSGSGKSSLLYLLGLLDRPTAGTIKIRGRDAEPLSEKERAVTRLSNIGFVFQFHFLLPEFTARENVEIPMRKLAHLTRAEMRERATALLSSLGLEDHLHKRPDQLSGGQRQRVAVARALANDPPLILADEPTGSLDSKSSEQVFTILEALVNERGKTVVAVTHDLDMAARMHRRIHLVDGRISEEEGAKPGL